The proteins below are encoded in one region of Prevotella melaninogenica ATCC 25845:
- a CDS encoding GDSL-type esterase/lipase family protein, with translation MIMKKRTIVLFGMLLMVLTAVAGGKIKVACVGNSVTWGMTIIDREKNCYPAQLQKMLGDKYEVRNFGHSGTTLLQHGHRPYVDQQEYQDALNFKADLVIIHLGLNDTDPRNWPEYSEEFNADYIRLIDSFRQANPKAKIWICLMTPIFERHPRFESGTRDWHAQIQKHIRQVATATRVPLIDLNTPLYSRPDLLADAIHPNAEGAKIIAETVYGALTGNYGGLALSPLYTDGMVIQRNKPIVFRGKANAGETVKVNFNGHMLSAITNDAGKWKITFPAEKAGGPYKAQISTKKEKLTIKDIYVGEVWLCSGQSNMELPVNAVQSRTQDLNEADSQTHLHLFNMSAIYPTTAIAWSANACDSVNRHQYLHIGPWRNCSRESLGGFSAVAYHFGKKLADSLQVPVGVICNAVGGTTTESWIDRHTLEQRMPAILRDWYHGDFGMKWARERALQNISVSKNPLQRHPYAPAYMFETGMLPLKGYSIKGIVWYQGESNAHNMELHERLFPMLQKSWRNFFHDPELPFYFVQLSSLNRPSWPRFRDSQRRMASRLRNTWMAVTTDVGDSLDVHYTNKKPVGERLGLQALHHSYDYNIESDGPICHSVSAKDNGIELQFIHAKSLSAKGSRLIGFEVAGADGIYYPAEAQITSSNTILVKSSSVTRPLYVRYGWQPFTRANLVNEVGLPCSTFQWAVKK, from the coding sequence ATGATTATGAAGAAAAGAACAATCGTGTTGTTTGGAATGCTCCTTATGGTTTTGACTGCTGTTGCTGGCGGCAAAATCAAGGTAGCATGTGTAGGAAATAGTGTGACATGGGGAATGACAATTATCGATAGAGAAAAGAATTGTTATCCAGCACAACTACAGAAGATGTTAGGAGATAAATATGAAGTCAGAAACTTCGGACACTCTGGAACTACACTACTACAACATGGACATCGTCCCTATGTCGACCAACAAGAGTACCAAGACGCTTTGAACTTCAAAGCAGACCTTGTCATTATCCACCTTGGACTCAATGATACCGACCCACGAAACTGGCCTGAGTACAGTGAAGAATTTAATGCTGATTACATCCGTCTGATTGATAGTTTCCGTCAGGCGAATCCTAAAGCAAAGATTTGGATTTGTCTTATGACCCCTATCTTTGAGCGTCATCCACGTTTTGAGAGTGGTACACGCGACTGGCATGCGCAGATTCAGAAACATATACGACAAGTGGCGACTGCGACACGAGTTCCACTCATTGACTTAAATACACCTCTATATAGTCGTCCCGATCTTCTTGCCGATGCTATTCACCCGAATGCTGAGGGCGCAAAGATTATTGCAGAGACGGTCTATGGAGCCTTGACAGGCAACTATGGTGGGCTTGCCCTGTCTCCATTGTATACCGATGGTATGGTTATTCAGCGCAACAAACCTATTGTTTTCCGTGGAAAAGCAAATGCAGGTGAAACTGTTAAGGTCAACTTCAATGGGCATATGCTTTCAGCTATAACAAATGATGCAGGAAAATGGAAGATTACCTTCCCTGCTGAGAAAGCTGGCGGACCTTATAAAGCCCAAATAAGTACGAAGAAAGAAAAGCTTACTATTAAAGACATATACGTTGGTGAAGTGTGGCTTTGCTCAGGACAATCAAACATGGAGTTACCTGTAAATGCTGTACAGAGCAGGACACAAGACTTGAATGAGGCTGACAGTCAGACACACTTACATCTTTTTAATATGTCAGCTATCTACCCAACGACTGCCATAGCATGGTCTGCTAATGCTTGCGACTCTGTCAATCGTCATCAGTACCTCCATATTGGACCATGGCGTAACTGCTCTCGAGAATCTTTGGGTGGCTTCTCAGCTGTAGCTTATCACTTTGGAAAGAAGTTAGCAGACAGTTTGCAGGTCCCAGTAGGTGTCATCTGTAATGCTGTTGGTGGTACCACTACAGAGTCATGGATTGACCGCCATACGTTAGAACAACGTATGCCAGCTATTCTTCGTGATTGGTATCATGGAGATTTCGGTATGAAATGGGCACGTGAGCGAGCATTGCAAAACATCAGCGTAAGTAAGAACCCACTGCAACGTCATCCTTATGCACCAGCCTATATGTTCGAGACAGGTATGCTTCCACTAAAAGGATATAGTATCAAGGGAATTGTTTGGTACCAAGGTGAGTCCAATGCACATAACATGGAACTACACGAACGTCTCTTCCCGATGTTACAGAAGAGTTGGCGTAATTTCTTCCATGACCCAGAGCTACCATTTTATTTCGTACAGCTCTCCAGCCTGAATCGTCCTTCATGGCCACGTTTCCGTGATTCTCAGCGTCGTATGGCATCAAGACTACGTAATACATGGATGGCTGTTACAACAGATGTGGGTGATTCCTTAGATGTACATTACACTAACAAAAAACCTGTCGGTGAGCGACTTGGCTTACAGGCTTTACACCATAGTTATGACTACAACATAGAATCTGATGGCCCTATCTGTCATTCTGTATCAGCAAAAGACAATGGAATTGAATTACAGTTTATTCACGCAAAGTCACTATCAGCTAAGGGCAGCCGCCTTATTGGCTTTGAGGTAGCAGGTGCAGATGGCATCTATTATCCAGCAGAAGCACAAATAACATCATCTAACACAATTCTTGTTAAGTCGTCTTCTGTAACACGTCCACTCTATGTTCGTTATGGATGGCAACCTTTTACACGTGCCAACCTTGTGAATGAGGTAGGATTACCATGTAGTACATTCCAATGGGCAGTAAAGAAATAA
- a CDS encoding thiamine-phosphate kinase → MEIKDLGEFGLINRLTKDIQPINNSTIMGVGDDAAVLHYSDKETLVSSQMFMEGVQFDLTYIDMEHLAYKVAMIAMSNIFAMNGQPRQLIVSLGLGKRFKVEDLDQFYAGLNKACAKWNVDIVGGDTTSSYTGLAINLTCIGEAAKDDIVYRSGANETDLICVTGDLGSAYMGLQILEREKTVYYQQVQEYNNKVKEAQSNKDEKRLEALRQERAAIEDFQPDFAGKEYLIDRQLKPEARGAVLSQLRTAGIHPTSMIDISDGLASELKHICEKSHCGCRIYEKNIPIDYQTAATCEEFNMNLTTAALNGGEDYELLFTVPIGDHEKIDKMENIRQIGYITKESLGAFLIARDGNEFELKAQGWPKNEK, encoded by the coding sequence ATGGAAATAAAAGACCTTGGTGAATTCGGACTAATCAACCGTCTCACAAAAGACATACAACCAATCAACAACTCTACCATTATGGGCGTGGGTGATGATGCTGCTGTTTTACACTATTCAGATAAAGAAACACTTGTTTCTTCACAGATGTTCATGGAGGGTGTACAGTTCGATTTAACTTACATAGACATGGAACATCTTGCCTACAAGGTGGCTATGATAGCTATGAGTAACATATTCGCTATGAATGGACAGCCACGGCAACTCATCGTTTCATTAGGGCTTGGAAAACGTTTCAAAGTAGAAGACCTTGATCAGTTCTATGCTGGATTGAACAAAGCTTGTGCTAAATGGAATGTAGACATTGTTGGAGGTGACACGACTTCTTCATATACGGGACTTGCTATTAACCTCACTTGTATTGGTGAAGCTGCAAAAGATGATATCGTCTATCGTAGTGGAGCAAATGAGACCGATCTTATCTGCGTTACCGGTGACCTTGGTTCGGCCTACATGGGCTTGCAAATTCTCGAACGTGAAAAGACTGTTTATTACCAACAAGTGCAAGAGTATAATAATAAGGTAAAGGAAGCGCAAAGCAATAAAGACGAGAAACGACTTGAAGCATTACGCCAGGAACGAGCAGCAATAGAGGATTTCCAACCAGACTTTGCAGGAAAAGAATACCTTATTGACCGCCAGTTGAAACCTGAAGCACGTGGTGCTGTACTCAGTCAACTGCGTACAGCAGGCATACATCCAACCTCTATGATTGATATTTCAGATGGATTGGCAAGTGAATTAAAACATATTTGCGAAAAAAGTCACTGCGGTTGTAGAATTTATGAAAAGAATATTCCTATCGATTATCAAACTGCAGCAACCTGCGAAGAGTTCAATATGAACCTTACAACAGCTGCTTTAAATGGTGGAGAAGACTATGAACTTCTTTTTACAGTACCTATTGGCGATCATGAGAAGATTGATAAGATGGAGAATATCAGACAGATAGGTTATATAACAAAGGAAAGCTTGGGTGCATTCCTTATTGCTCGTGATGGTAACGAGTTTGAGTTGAAGGCACAAGGTTGGCCTAAAAACGAGAAATAG
- a CDS encoding sulfatase: MIDTTMNNYTLYNSKHSSTLLITTSIAALGISFPAKAQQVNTQPNIILFMVDDMGWQDTSLPFADSITANNRKYDTPNMERLASEGMMFTDAYATPISSPSRCSLMTGMNMARHRVTNWTLHRDKMTDGKRDGVTLPDWNYNGIAQSGNVAHTTKAISFVQLLKNVGYHTIHCGKAHWGAIDTPGENPCHFGFDVNITGTAAGGLATYLSERNYGFAKDGKPTSPFAIPGLERYWGTGIFATEALTQEAIASLEKAKKYDQPFYLYMSHYAVHVPIDRDMRFYPTYRARGLSEKEAAYASLIAGMDKSLGDLMDWVAKAGLKRETIIIFMSDNGGLASSSYWRDGELYTQNAPLKSGKGSLYEGGIRVPFIVKWNNIVKPNTRSHAPIIIEDLYPTLLSMAGIKNYHVPQKIDGQDITPILRGKQQGDKKRQLIWNYPNIWDGEGLGISLNCAIREGQWKLIYSYLTGQKELYDLSSDLSEKNNLASSHPQLVERLYRHLTSKLHKMNAQKPIVEGEKRK, translated from the coding sequence ATGATTGATACAACAATGAATAACTATACCTTATATAATTCAAAGCACTCTTCTACCCTATTGATTACAACTTCAATAGCTGCTCTCGGCATTTCCTTCCCAGCCAAAGCACAACAAGTAAATACACAACCCAATATTATCTTGTTCATGGTAGACGACATGGGATGGCAAGACACATCTCTTCCCTTTGCCGATTCGATTACTGCCAATAATCGGAAATACGATACACCTAACATGGAAAGACTTGCTTCCGAGGGGATGATGTTTACAGATGCTTATGCAACTCCTATCAGTTCGCCCTCCAGATGTAGTCTGATGACAGGTATGAATATGGCTCGTCATCGGGTAACGAATTGGACTTTACATCGCGATAAGATGACAGATGGGAAACGAGATGGCGTAACATTACCTGATTGGAATTATAATGGTATTGCGCAAAGCGGTAATGTCGCACATACTACAAAGGCTATATCCTTTGTACAACTCCTAAAAAATGTAGGCTATCATACCATACATTGCGGAAAAGCACACTGGGGAGCTATTGACACTCCGGGTGAGAATCCGTGCCATTTTGGCTTTGACGTAAACATTACAGGTACGGCAGCTGGTGGATTAGCTACCTATTTAAGCGAACGTAACTATGGTTTTGCAAAAGATGGCAAACCCACATCTCCATTCGCTATCCCAGGCTTGGAACGTTATTGGGGTACTGGTATCTTTGCCACAGAAGCCCTTACACAAGAGGCAATAGCATCATTAGAGAAGGCTAAGAAATACGACCAACCTTTCTATCTCTATATGTCTCATTACGCTGTGCACGTACCAATCGATCGAGATATGCGTTTTTACCCTACGTATCGTGCACGTGGTCTTTCGGAAAAGGAAGCTGCTTACGCTTCATTGATTGCAGGAATGGATAAAAGTTTGGGAGACCTCATGGATTGGGTCGCAAAGGCAGGACTTAAGCGAGAGACCATCATCATCTTTATGAGCGATAATGGAGGACTCGCCTCATCATCCTATTGGCGGGATGGAGAACTTTACACGCAGAATGCACCACTCAAGAGTGGTAAAGGTTCTCTGTATGAAGGAGGTATAAGAGTTCCCTTTATTGTAAAATGGAATAATATTGTAAAACCAAATACTCGCTCTCATGCACCTATCATCATAGAGGACCTCTACCCTACCTTACTCTCCATGGCTGGAATTAAGAACTATCATGTACCACAAAAAATAGACGGACAAGACATTACACCTATTCTTCGTGGTAAACAACAAGGTGATAAGAAGCGACAACTGATATGGAACTATCCTAACATTTGGGATGGAGAGGGATTGGGAATCAGTCTTAATTGTGCCATTCGTGAAGGGCAATGGAAATTGATTTATTCGTATCTCACTGGTCAAAAAGAACTATACGATCTATCCAGCGACCTGTCTGAGAAGAATAATCTTGCTTCTTCTCACCCTCAACTCGTTGAACGCCTTTACAGACATCTCACATCTAAATTACATAAAATGAATGCACAGAAACCAATCGTAGAGGGTGAAAAAAGAAAATAA
- a CDS encoding transposase codes for METSPVTCRTLEEFYHINGRSFEKQYKETLSGYRSWDQLSHAQKWLLFEDNIGKNIAIDETSLSNGELYTIITNRDKHGKQGCLVAIVAGTKFLDVCKVLDKIDEKKREAVEEVTLDLSDSMRKIVRHCFPKAKRVIDRFHIQKLASDAVQQMRIEYRWAALQQANDEKENAKLEKIAYQPLTFENGDTRSELLVRSRYLLFKSSEKWTDEQKLRAKILFREYPDIKKAYGLSHSLRMIFAKNTIKNAARLSLAKWYNNVAEAGFHSFNVIAATFYEHYEDILNFYINRSTNAAAESFNAKIKLFRANLRGVVDKSFFLFRLAKIYAYPH; via the coding sequence ATGGAGACATCCCCAGTGACCTGCCGTACGCTTGAGGAATTCTATCATATCAATGGACGTAGTTTTGAGAAACAATACAAGGAAACATTAAGTGGTTACAGGTCTTGGGATCAGTTGTCTCATGCTCAGAAGTGGCTTCTCTTTGAGGATAATATTGGTAAGAACATAGCAATAGACGAGACATCCTTGTCCAATGGTGAACTCTATACGATTATCACTAATAGGGACAAACACGGCAAGCAAGGATGTCTTGTAGCCATTGTTGCTGGAACCAAATTCTTGGATGTCTGCAAGGTATTGGATAAGATAGATGAAAAGAAACGGGAAGCCGTAGAAGAGGTCACCTTGGACTTATCCGATAGTATGCGTAAGATTGTAAGGCATTGTTTTCCAAAGGCTAAACGAGTGATTGATCGCTTTCATATACAGAAACTTGCAAGTGATGCCGTGCAACAGATGAGAATAGAGTATCGCTGGGCAGCTTTACAGCAAGCAAATGACGAGAAAGAGAATGCGAAGTTAGAAAAGATAGCGTATCAACCACTGACTTTTGAAAATGGAGATACACGTAGTGAACTGCTGGTAAGAAGTAGGTACCTGTTGTTCAAATCATCAGAGAAATGGACTGATGAACAGAAGCTAAGAGCCAAAATACTGTTCAGAGAATATCCTGACATTAAGAAGGCTTACGGTTTATCACATTCGCTAAGAATGATTTTTGCTAAGAATACTATCAAAAATGCAGCCAGACTATCATTGGCAAAATGGTATAATAACGTCGCAGAAGCTGGCTTTCATTCCTTTAATGTCATTGCTGCAACTTTCTACGAGCATTACGAAGACATACTTAACTTTTATATTAACAGATCTACAAACGCTGCTGCCGAATCCTTCAATGCAAAAATAAAACTATTTAGGGCTAACTTAAGAGGAGTTGTAGATAAAAGTTTCTTTCTTTTTAGGCTTGCCAAAATATATGCCTATCCCCACTAA